The Desulfomicrobium orale DSM 12838 genome includes a window with the following:
- a CDS encoding amino acid adenylation domain-containing protein: MTDVQYAYWIGRIGAYELGNVSSHVYFEFDNAGMDLDRLNSAWNRLIGRHEMLRAVFLPDGTQKILPAVSEYRFPVYDLRKDTAPEESIGAVRQAMSGQLLPADTWPLFDIRAARYLRDGKERFRLFLDFDAMIADAWSIFLLIDEWLRLYRAPDERLPELRLSFRDYVVVERGIADTPLWNKDFGYWKKRLDDLPSAPELPLAKQPAELDAPRTVRLSTVLNPSVWESFKARIRRNGLTPSGLLVAAYAETLARWSSSPRFTLNMTLFNRLPLHDQVNDIVGDFSSLNLLVVDAASGVSFRDRAHAIQRQLWEDMSHRLVSGVQVLRELARRGKPARMPIVFTGAVSLGTAGRDASGFSGMGTLVTSITQTPQVWLDHQTYEQEGRLVLNWDAVEGLFPEGLVEDMFDAYVRLLNRLAADDAAWLEAAPLTLSETQRRARLAYNATEGPLSGETLGSLFLRQARRTPEALAVMTSTRMFSYGEVLRRAGSVARILSNQGVGRGDLVGVVTEKGWEEVVAVAGAVLAGAAYVPVNAHVPSARLGQIASGAGFRVILTQSKYEKTLCWPEGALVIAVDGLSPEDEWEDSFEAASAEPEDLAYIIYTSGSTGQPKGVAIDHRGAVNTILDINDRFEVGAQDRLFGLSALNFDLSVYDIWGALASGAAVVLPDAGRLKDPSHWLELASRCGVTIWNSVPMLAQMLAEYMEFTGKTGEASLRLVLMSGDWIPLDLPRRLRTAAPAARLFSLGGATEASIWSILYPIEEVSPEWKSIPYGRPMRNQRFHVLNARLEECPEGVPGDLYIGGVGLAREYWRDAPRTAESFIAHPGTGERLYRTGDMGRMLRGGNIEFLGRKDFQVKVRGHRIELGEIEAVLLSRSDVREAVVAVTGETAATRKLVAFVVPGGAIDELAVLGTVRDRLPDYMVPSHLVVLEALPLSGNGKVDRKQLLQRFKEVAMPEKAVAPASSETEKAVVRAWENILGRVVPNIDDNFFDMGGTSVLAVRLHRELVRSFSREFPLVSVFEYPSIRTLAAFLDEGIPQAATAAGPSRRVEMRKKRRMRQH; encoded by the coding sequence CTGACGGATGTCCAGTATGCTTACTGGATCGGCCGCATCGGGGCCTACGAGCTGGGGAATGTTTCGAGCCATGTCTATTTTGAATTCGACAACGCGGGTATGGATCTTGACCGGCTCAACAGCGCCTGGAACCGGCTGATCGGCCGCCACGAGATGCTGCGGGCCGTCTTTCTGCCGGACGGAACCCAGAAGATTCTGCCCGCCGTGAGCGAGTACCGCTTCCCGGTCTATGACCTGCGGAAAGACACAGCCCCGGAAGAATCCATCGGTGCCGTCCGCCAGGCCATGTCCGGTCAGCTTCTCCCGGCGGACACATGGCCCTTGTTCGATATCCGGGCGGCCCGGTATCTGCGGGACGGAAAAGAGCGCTTCCGTCTGTTCCTCGACTTCGACGCAATGATCGCCGATGCTTGGAGTATTTTTCTGCTCATTGACGAATGGCTGCGGCTGTATCGCGCCCCCGACGAGCGGCTCCCCGAACTGCGGCTGTCCTTCCGCGACTATGTGGTTGTGGAGCGCGGGATTGCCGATACGCCTCTCTGGAACAAGGATTTCGGCTACTGGAAAAAACGGCTGGACGATCTGCCCTCCGCGCCGGAGCTCCCGCTGGCGAAGCAGCCCGCGGAACTTGATGCGCCCCGGACTGTGCGCCTGAGCACGGTGCTTAACCCCTCCGTGTGGGAGAGCTTCAAGGCCCGCATCCGCAGGAACGGGTTGACGCCGTCCGGTCTGCTCGTGGCCGCGTACGCCGAAACGCTGGCCCGGTGGAGCTCCAGTCCTCGGTTTACTTTGAACATGACCCTGTTCAACAGGCTCCCGCTGCATGATCAGGTCAATGACATCGTCGGGGATTTTTCCTCCCTCAATCTGCTCGTCGTGGACGCTGCCTCCGGCGTGTCCTTCAGGGACCGCGCCCACGCTATCCAGCGGCAACTCTGGGAGGACATGAGTCACAGACTCGTGAGCGGCGTGCAGGTGCTGCGGGAACTCGCACGGCGCGGCAAACCGGCGCGCATGCCCATCGTGTTCACCGGCGCGGTCAGCCTCGGAACGGCGGGACGCGATGCGTCGGGATTTTCCGGTATGGGAACGCTCGTCACGAGCATCACTCAGACTCCGCAGGTATGGCTCGACCACCAGACCTATGAGCAGGAGGGCCGTCTCGTGCTCAACTGGGACGCCGTCGAAGGGTTGTTCCCGGAAGGGCTTGTGGAGGACATGTTCGACGCCTACGTGCGCCTGCTCAACCGGCTGGCAGCGGATGACGCCGCATGGCTGGAAGCCGCACCGCTCACGCTCTCCGAAACGCAGCGCCGGGCCAGGCTCGCATACAACGCCACTGAAGGGCCTCTTTCCGGGGAAACTCTGGGCTCTCTCTTTCTCAGGCAGGCCCGGAGAACACCCGAGGCGCTGGCTGTTATGACCTCCACGCGGATGTTTTCGTATGGCGAAGTTCTCCGTCGGGCAGGATCTGTCGCACGTATTTTGTCGAACCAGGGAGTCGGCAGGGGAGATCTGGTAGGCGTGGTGACGGAGAAAGGCTGGGAAGAGGTCGTGGCCGTCGCGGGCGCCGTTCTGGCTGGTGCCGCATACGTCCCTGTGAACGCCCATGTTCCCTCCGCCCGGCTCGGGCAGATCGCAAGCGGTGCGGGGTTTCGCGTCATCCTGACGCAGTCGAAATACGAGAAAACGCTGTGCTGGCCCGAAGGGGCGCTGGTCATCGCCGTTGATGGTCTCTCTCCCGAAGACGAATGGGAGGATTCGTTTGAGGCCGCATCCGCAGAGCCGGAGGATCTGGCTTACATCATCTATACGTCCGGCTCCACGGGACAGCCCAAAGGGGTCGCTATCGACCACCGCGGGGCCGTGAACACCATCCTCGACATCAACGACCGGTTCGAGGTGGGGGCGCAGGATCGCCTGTTCGGTCTTTCCGCGCTGAACTTCGACCTCTCTGTCTACGATATCTGGGGAGCGCTGGCTTCCGGGGCGGCGGTGGTTCTGCCCGATGCGGGCAGGCTGAAAGACCCCTCTCACTGGCTGGAGCTGGCTTCCCGTTGCGGCGTCACGATCTGGAACTCCGTACCCATGCTGGCGCAGATGCTGGCGGAGTACATGGAGTTTACGGGTAAAACAGGCGAGGCCTCTCTGCGGCTGGTTCTGATGAGCGGCGACTGGATTCCGCTGGACCTGCCCCGGCGGCTTCGCACTGCGGCTCCGGCGGCGCGGCTGTTCAGCCTTGGCGGGGCCACGGAAGCCTCCATCTGGTCCATCCTCTATCCCATCGAAGAAGTAAGTCCTGAATGGAAGAGCATTCCGTACGGGAGGCCCATGCGCAACCAGCGCTTCCATGTGCTGAACGCACGGCTGGAAGAATGCCCCGAGGGCGTCCCCGGCGATCTGTACATCGGCGGCGTGGGTCTGGCGCGCGAATACTGGCGCGATGCCCCCCGCACGGCAGAGAGCTTCATCGCGCATCCGGGGACCGGCGAGCGGCTGTACCGTACCGGCGACATGGGGCGGATGCTGCGCGGAGGGAACATCGAGTTCCTCGGCCGGAAGGACTTTCAGGTGAAAGTCCGGGGGCATCGGATCGAACTGGGCGAGATCGAGGCCGTGCTGTTGTCCCGTTCCGACGTCCGGGAAGCCGTCGTGGCGGTGACGGGTGAAACCGCCGCCACCAGAAAACTGGTCGCATTCGTCGTTCCAGGCGGAGCCATAGACGAACTGGCCGTACTCGGAACTGTCCGTGACCGCCTGCCCGACTATATGGTGCCCTCGCACCTTGTCGTTCTGGAAGCTCTGCCGCTGTCGGGCAACGGAAAGGTGGACAGAAAGCAGCTTCTGCAGCGTTTCAAGGAAGTGGCCATGCCGGAAAAGGCGGTTGCACCGGCCTCGTCCGAGACCGAAAAAGCCGTAGTGCGGGCCTGGGAGAACATCCTCGGGCGCGTGGTGCCGAACATCGACGACAACTTTTTCGACATGGGCGGCACATCTGTTCTCGCCGTGCGGCTGCACAGAGAACTGGTACGGAGTTTTTCCCGTGAATTTCCCTTGGTGAGCGTTTTTGAATACCCGAGCATCCGGACTCTGGCCGCCTTTCTCGATGAGGGGATTCCACAGGCCGCTACCGCCGCCGGACCGTCCCGGCGTGTCGAGATGCGCAAGAAACGCCGCATGCGCCAGCATTGA
- a CDS encoding non-ribosomal peptide synthetase: MAIKEPSVIEYDSVRETIGNLLAASHFSDDDNLVGLGLDSLKIMRLVSRWRKAGVKVVFAEMIAEPTLSSWMKILHQKAGVEGASSVVPSGGLSQRTQDEPFPLTDVQYAYWIGRRDGQPLGGIGCHAYLELDGSGVEPDRLARAWRTVLSHHSLLRAAFLDDGRQRVLPKPASDGLIVHDLRGADADAVADRLAQLREKLSHRRFAVEQGKLAGLELCLLPDGRTRLFFDIDLLVADVQSFCIVLRDLSAAYVRGAVPPAPETWRFSDYLARKSARENADRERDAAYWAERLPELPGAPALPLKRNPEEVLRATYHRRLFFLSAEVWNALKAQAAARKATAAMVLLTAYAEILDRWSSVSRFFINLPLFDRETGEEGLEDVVADFTNLLLADVDCTEEKPFLSRLRDIQARFYENVAHSSYSGVQIQRDIAKVRPNERFVAPVVFACNLGNPLLTQECRETLGRLHYMLSQTPQVWLDFQMYETEDGGLALAWDTTEELFADGLVDEMLHSYGRLLEWLAADAGHWECIYDALPECQRKRREQDRALALPAPSETMHRPFFARAAEAGGATALVDGLSGERTTYGELAEEALRTAALLLRRGMKRGAPVAVSLPHGREQIIAVLGVLAAGGFYVPVNPSQPLSRRERIHRKIGIRFILSQADVLPDGSLPEGSYLIDIADRHIVEPLAEPVKTAPEELAYVIFTSGSTGEPKGVAIEHRSARNTIADINSRFGVDGGDACLAVSSLDFDLSVYDIFGMLSAGAAIVTIDETIRRSAGDWRRIILEHGITIWNTVPILLDMLLVDAEAHGSRLPLRLAMLSGDWIGLDLPQRLKAASPEARLIAMGGATEASIWSNIMEVEAPIPAEWKSIPYGRPLSRQSYRVVDSKGRDCPDRVDGELWIGGAGVARGYLGDPDLTAERFREIDGMRWYRTGDLGRFWPDGTIEFLGRADSQVKIRGHRIELGEIEAALKEHPLVKDAVVRPVAGVRGIRRLGAYLVPRDSVADEESLFRGLEVFLRDRVPEYMVPSAFMALDALPLSANGKLDRKALPAFEDKTAEDTQPSTELEKTLVRIWEHVLQVSQVGVRDNFFELGGDSLVATHLVAEIRKVLGVDLTLDRLFQFPDIAHLAESLEITAQEADGPAISDAAALPAVEIREGERFEPFP; this comes from the coding sequence ATGGCTATCAAGGAGCCCTCGGTCATCGAGTACGATTCCGTCCGCGAAACCATAGGGAATCTGCTCGCGGCGTCCCATTTTTCCGACGACGATAATCTCGTCGGCCTCGGGCTGGATTCCCTGAAGATCATGCGTCTCGTCAGCAGGTGGCGCAAGGCCGGGGTCAAGGTTGTGTTCGCCGAGATGATCGCCGAGCCCACGCTGTCGAGCTGGATGAAGATTCTCCATCAGAAGGCCGGGGTCGAAGGGGCATCCTCCGTCGTCCCCTCCGGAGGTCTTTCGCAGCGGACGCAGGATGAACCGTTCCCTCTGACGGACGTGCAGTACGCCTACTGGATCGGACGGCGCGACGGACAGCCTCTCGGCGGCATTGGATGCCACGCCTATCTCGAATTGGACGGCAGCGGCGTCGAGCCGGACAGACTGGCCCGGGCGTGGCGGACAGTGCTTTCCCATCACAGCCTTCTGCGCGCCGCCTTCCTTGATGACGGCAGGCAGCGGGTCCTGCCGAAACCTGCTTCGGATGGTCTGATTGTCCATGACCTTCGCGGCGCCGATGCGGATGCTGTGGCCGACCGTCTGGCGCAACTCCGCGAAAAGCTCTCGCACCGCCGTTTCGCGGTGGAGCAGGGCAAGCTCGCCGGACTGGAGCTGTGCCTGCTTCCGGACGGACGCACCCGCCTTTTCTTTGACATCGACCTGCTGGTAGCCGACGTGCAGAGCTTTTGCATCGTGCTGCGCGATCTTTCGGCGGCCTACGTCCGTGGCGCCGTACCTCCTGCGCCCGAAACGTGGCGGTTCTCCGATTATCTGGCCCGCAAGAGCGCAAGGGAGAACGCCGACAGAGAACGCGATGCCGCCTATTGGGCCGAACGACTGCCGGAACTTCCCGGTGCGCCCGCACTCCCGCTGAAGCGAAATCCCGAGGAAGTGCTCCGGGCCACCTATCACCGCAGACTCTTCTTCCTGTCCGCGGAGGTCTGGAACGCCCTCAAGGCTCAGGCTGCAGCCCGCAAAGCCACAGCGGCCATGGTACTGCTCACGGCCTATGCCGAAATTCTTGATCGCTGGAGTTCGGTATCCCGTTTCTTCATCAATCTTCCGCTGTTCGACCGGGAAACCGGCGAGGAAGGGCTGGAAGACGTGGTGGCGGACTTCACCAATCTTCTGCTTGCCGATGTGGACTGCACCGAAGAAAAGCCGTTCCTCAGCCGCCTGCGCGACATTCAGGCCCGTTTCTACGAGAATGTCGCACATTCCTCCTACTCCGGCGTACAGATTCAGCGCGATATCGCCAAGGTGCGCCCGAACGAGCGGTTTGTCGCGCCCGTGGTCTTCGCCTGCAATCTGGGAAACCCCTTGCTGACGCAGGAATGCCGGGAAACGCTCGGAAGGCTCCACTACATGCTGTCCCAGACTCCGCAGGTCTGGCTCGATTTTCAGATGTACGAAACGGAAGACGGCGGACTCGCCCTCGCGTGGGATACGACCGAGGAGCTTTTCGCCGATGGTCTGGTCGATGAGATGCTCCACTCTTACGGACGGTTGCTGGAATGGCTCGCTGCCGACGCCGGGCACTGGGAGTGCATTTACGATGCGCTGCCGGAATGCCAGCGCAAACGGCGCGAGCAGGACAGGGCCCTGGCCCTGCCCGCACCTTCCGAAACCATGCACAGGCCGTTTTTTGCCCGCGCGGCCGAAGCGGGGGGAGCTACCGCTCTTGTCGATGGCCTGAGCGGGGAGCGAACCACCTACGGAGAACTGGCGGAAGAGGCGTTGCGAACAGCAGCCCTGCTGCTGCGGCGCGGTATGAAGCGGGGAGCGCCGGTGGCCGTGAGCCTGCCGCACGGCAGGGAACAGATCATCGCCGTGCTGGGCGTTCTCGCGGCAGGCGGGTTCTACGTGCCCGTGAACCCCTCCCAGCCGTTGTCGCGGCGGGAGCGTATTCATCGGAAAATCGGTATCCGGTTCATTCTGAGCCAGGCGGATGTTCTTCCGGATGGCTCGCTGCCCGAAGGGTCATATCTGATCGACATTGCGGACCGCCACATCGTGGAGCCTTTGGCGGAACCGGTGAAGACCGCTCCGGAAGAACTTGCTTATGTCATCTTCACGTCCGGTTCCACGGGCGAACCCAAGGGCGTGGCCATCGAACACCGCAGCGCGCGGAACACCATCGCGGATATCAATTCCCGGTTCGGCGTGGACGGAGGCGACGCATGCCTTGCCGTATCCTCTCTGGATTTCGATCTTTCCGTGTACGATATTTTCGGGATGCTCTCTGCCGGCGCGGCCATCGTCACCATCGACGAGACGATACGCCGCAGCGCCGGAGACTGGCGGCGGATTATCCTCGAACACGGCATCACCATCTGGAATACGGTACCCATCCTGCTCGACATGCTGCTGGTGGACGCCGAGGCGCACGGGAGCAGGCTCCCGTTGCGACTGGCCATGCTTTCGGGGGACTGGATCGGGCTCGATCTGCCGCAACGGCTGAAGGCCGCCTCCCCCGAAGCCAGACTCATCGCCATGGGTGGAGCCACGGAAGCTTCCATCTGGTCGAACATCATGGAAGTCGAGGCGCCGATTCCCGCCGAATGGAAATCCATTCCCTACGGGCGCCCGCTATCCCGGCAGTCTTACAGGGTCGTGGATTCCAAGGGCCGGGACTGCCCGGACCGGGTCGACGGCGAACTCTGGATCGGTGGGGCGGGCGTTGCTCGCGGCTATTTGGGTGACCCGGACCTGACGGCCGAGCGTTTCCGTGAAATCGACGGGATGCGTTGGTACCGGACGGGCGATCTCGGGCGTTTCTGGCCGGACGGCACCATAGAATTTCTCGGGCGCGCCGACAGTCAGGTGAAAATCCGCGGACACCGGATCGAACTGGGCGAAATTGAAGCGGCCCTGAAAGAGCATCCGCTGGTGAAGGACGCCGTGGTCAGGCCGGTCGCTGGCGTGCGGGGCATCCGGCGGTTGGGAGCGTATCTTGTGCCACGGGATTCCGTGGCGGACGAAGAGAGCCTGTTCCGTGGCCTGGAAGTCTTTCTCCGCGACCGCGTTCCGGAGTACATGGTGCCTTCCGCGTTCATGGCTCTCGACGCGCTTCCCCTTTCGGCCAATGGCAAACTGGACCGTAAGGCTCTGCCCGCGTTTGAGGACAAGACAGCCGAGGATACCCAGCCCTCGACGGAGTTGGAAAAAACACTCGTCCGTATCTGGGAGCATGTCCTGCAGGTGTCACAGGTCGGCGTGCGAGACAATTTTTTTGAGCTCGGTGGAGATTCGCTCGTCGCGACCCATCTTGTCGCGGAAATACGGAAAGTGCTCGGTGTGGATCTGACCCTCGACCGGCTTTTCCAGTTCCCGGATATCGCCCACCTCGCGGAGAGCCTCGAAATCACGGCGCAGGAGGCGGACGGTCCGGCCATCTCGGACGCGGCGGCCTTGCCTGCTGTGGAAATCCGCGAAGGAGAGCGCTTCGAGCCCTTCCCCTGA
- a CDS encoding (2,3-dihydroxybenzoyl)adenylate synthase, which yields MYIVPEETYIASGYWQPYSLGEELRRSAERHADRIAVVSGERRVTYRELDQLVDEYAAGMIELGIRPGDRVLLQLPNRLAFVLTAFALFRLGAIPIMGLPANREADIAALCRLAEPVAYITTDKYGSTEYRSIVETLSSGHPYLKYFITDNGGIEDTIPLESLRRPDPVINWVPPHFTETAVLLLSGGTTGTPKLIPRRHTDYVYNARAAAKRCRLDEDSAYLVVLPVAHNFSLSSPGIIGTLLSGGKVVLSESAGSDTAFDLIEREKITFTALVPALLGLWLEAREWEEADLSSLVFIEAGGSAVDPGMAARVEAAFNCKLVNVFGTAEGLICMTSLDDDEDVICNTQGYPISPADEVRIVDAEDRDVPPGEAGELLSRGPYTIQGYYRAPEVNRHAVTSDGYYRTGDIARFVHDGRIQVCGRIKEQINRAGEKIAPVEVETVLRTHPLITDAAVVGAKDEALGERICAWIMTDGAEVTLASLYVFLEENGVARFKYPDQLERLDAWPVTSVGKVDKRKLSTMAEERYVRRDV from the coding sequence GTGTATATCGTGCCTGAGGAGACGTACATTGCCAGCGGATATTGGCAACCGTATTCGCTTGGCGAGGAACTGCGCCGGAGCGCGGAGCGGCATGCGGACCGTATCGCCGTTGTTTCCGGTGAAAGAAGGGTGACCTACCGCGAACTCGACCAGCTTGTGGACGAATATGCCGCAGGAATGATTGAATTGGGCATCCGCCCCGGTGACCGCGTTCTGCTCCAGCTTCCCAATCGGCTGGCATTCGTGCTGACAGCTTTCGCGCTGTTCCGTTTGGGAGCTATCCCCATTATGGGCCTCCCGGCGAACCGCGAGGCGGACATTGCCGCACTGTGCAGGCTGGCCGAACCCGTGGCCTACATCACGACGGACAAATACGGTTCCACTGAATACCGTTCCATCGTTGAAACTCTTTCCAGTGGCCATCCATACCTGAAATATTTCATTACCGACAACGGCGGGATTGAGGACACCATCCCTTTGGAGTCGCTGCGCAGGCCAGATCCCGTCATCAACTGGGTTCCACCCCATTTTACGGAAACGGCCGTGCTCCTGCTGTCCGGGGGCACGACCGGCACGCCCAAGCTGATTCCCCGCCGGCATACGGACTACGTCTACAACGCGCGCGCCGCCGCTAAACGCTGCCGTCTCGACGAAGACAGCGCGTATCTGGTGGTGCTGCCTGTCGCACACAATTTTTCGCTGTCATCCCCCGGCATTATCGGGACGCTGCTCAGCGGCGGCAAGGTGGTTTTGTCCGAAAGCGCGGGCAGCGACACGGCCTTCGATTTGATCGAGCGCGAAAAGATCACCTTTACCGCGCTGGTGCCCGCGTTGCTGGGTCTCTGGCTGGAGGCCCGGGAATGGGAAGAAGCGGATTTGTCCAGCCTCGTGTTCATCGAGGCGGGTGGCTCGGCGGTCGACCCTGGCATGGCAGCGCGCGTGGAGGCCGCATTCAACTGCAAGCTGGTCAACGTATTCGGTACGGCGGAAGGACTCATTTGCATGACCTCATTGGACGACGACGAAGATGTGATCTGTAACACGCAGGGATATCCCATCTCACCGGCCGATGAAGTTCGCATCGTCGATGCGGAGGACCGGGACGTGCCGCCCGGCGAAGCGGGGGAGCTGCTTTCCCGCGGTCCCTACACAATCCAAGGCTATTACCGTGCGCCGGAAGTGAACAGACACGCCGTGACCAGCGACGGATATTACCGCACCGGAGATATCGCCCGTTTTGTTCACGACGGCCGCATTCAGGTGTGCGGTCGCATCAAGGAGCAGATCAACCGCGCCGGAGAAAAGATCGCCCCGGTGGAGGTCGAAACCGTGTTGCGGACGCATCCGCTGATCACGGACGCCGCCGTCGTCGGAGCGAAAGACGAGGCTTTAGGCGAGCGTATTTGTGCCTGGATTATGACCGATGGGGCCGAAGTGACTCTCGCCTCCCTTTACGTCTTTCTCGAAGAAAACGGCGTCGCCCGCTTCAAGTACCCGGACCAGCTGGAACGACTGGACGCATGGCCCGTGACCAGCGTCGGCAAGGTGGACAAGCGGAAGCTCTCGACCATGGCCGAGGAGCGGTACGTTCGGCGCGACGTCTGA
- a CDS encoding TRAP transporter small permease, whose amino-acid sequence MDCMKKGGAAIRRAALWGNVLGCVLLGFMTLLVTADVVMRGCFGTSISGVFEVVEVLMGAVVGCGLAYTGVTHSHLEVEVLTDMMPRRVQRALGVLGCLLGCVLCVAMGWKTVDYAVDAFINGECTPTTSIRTWPFIGLLGAGFFLLAVVSLLHVRKHFQGMVRHDA is encoded by the coding sequence ATGGATTGCATGAAGAAAGGAGGCGCGGCCATCCGCAGGGCGGCCCTGTGGGGTAATGTCCTCGGATGCGTTCTGTTGGGATTCATGACACTGCTTGTCACGGCGGATGTTGTGATGCGTGGCTGTTTCGGCACGTCCATTTCCGGCGTCTTCGAGGTGGTCGAAGTCCTCATGGGAGCGGTGGTCGGGTGCGGCCTTGCCTATACGGGCGTGACCCACAGCCATCTGGAGGTGGAAGTCCTGACGGACATGATGCCGCGGCGGGTGCAGCGCGCCCTCGGCGTGCTGGGCTGTCTGCTCGGATGCGTCCTCTGTGTCGCCATGGGCTGGAAAACGGTGGATTATGCCGTCGATGCTTTCATCAACGGAGAGTGTACACCGACGACGAGCATCCGGACATGGCCGTTCATCGGATTGCTCGGGGCGGGTTTTTTCCTGCTGGCGGTTGTTTCTCTGCTCCATGTCCGGAAGCATTTTCAGGGGATGGTTCGCCATGACGCCTGA
- the dctP gene encoding TRAP transporter substrate-binding protein DctP: MWDLIARTPAFHQEAKGVKILGVHVSPMVIGSVAKPVATLDDFKGLRLRTNGKSTALLAERMGATVMTVPGPDIFMNLQKKIVEATVAAWEGHRGFGLVNICNFFTESDFLPPIYFYLVINENKWNSLPPDLQKVMEDASGARFAALGGETEASISEEMRKSLQVEGKAVLNFSASDREKIDKVCAEVREEELSRMEKEGVPDARRYVAEFLELMKQYETR; this comes from the coding sequence GTGTGGGATCTGATCGCAAGGACCCCCGCTTTCCACCAGGAAGCGAAAGGCGTCAAAATTCTTGGCGTGCATGTCTCTCCGATGGTCATTGGAAGCGTGGCCAAACCCGTGGCTACCCTCGATGATTTCAAGGGACTCCGGCTGCGTACGAATGGCAAGAGCACGGCGTTGCTTGCCGAGCGTATGGGGGCCACGGTCATGACGGTGCCCGGGCCGGACATTTTCATGAATCTCCAGAAGAAGATCGTCGAGGCCACCGTCGCCGCATGGGAAGGACACCGCGGGTTCGGGCTGGTGAACATCTGTAATTTTTTTACCGAAAGTGATTTCCTGCCGCCTATCTATTTTTATTTGGTAATCAACGAGAACAAATGGAACTCACTGCCGCCCGACCTCCAGAAGGTGATGGAGGACGCCAGCGGCGCACGCTTCGCGGCCTTGGGCGGTGAAACGGAGGCATCCATTTCCGAGGAGATGCGCAAGTCCCTGCAGGTGGAAGGCAAGGCCGTCCTGAACTTCTCTGCTTCCGATCGCGAGAAGATCGACAAGGTATGCGCCGAGGTTCGGGAAGAGGAATTGAGCCGGATGGAGAAAGAAGGCGTCCCGGACGCCCGCCGGTATGTGGCGGAATTTCTTGAACTCATGAAGCAGTACGAAACCCGGTAA
- a CDS encoding 4'-phosphopantetheinyl transferase family protein, with translation MNPAGQVPVRWIFESESSKRMPCGSPEVWTVHLDDPLVLAQARTVLSPEEEASARRFATVTLGDRYAAAHGALRILLGRWLGRDPREVRFFRNVCGKPFVEGGPYFSLSHAEGLAAVAIFPDREVGVDIERVRPFPAMADIAEQFFSSGERAWIAGGVPPESRFFRCWVLREAFVKALGEGLSFPLDRFCIRPPDDRGGDGVSLILKDGDSPDVDLTEWHPAEGFAGALAVRRQPFVGQDQGLS, from the coding sequence ATGAACCCGGCCGGTCAGGTACCCGTCCGGTGGATATTCGAGTCGGAAAGTTCGAAGCGGATGCCGTGCGGCAGCCCTGAAGTCTGGACGGTTCACCTGGACGACCCCCTGGTGCTCGCTCAGGCCCGCACCGTACTTTCTCCCGAGGAAGAAGCGTCGGCCAGGCGTTTCGCCACCGTCACGCTGGGCGATCGCTATGCCGCCGCGCACGGGGCCTTACGGATTCTCCTCGGGCGCTGGCTCGGCCGCGACCCTCGCGAAGTGCGTTTTTTCCGGAATGTCTGCGGGAAGCCTTTTGTGGAGGGCGGGCCGTACTTCAGCCTTTCTCATGCGGAAGGGCTGGCCGCCGTGGCGATATTTCCCGACCGCGAGGTCGGAGTGGATATCGAGCGGGTGAGGCCGTTTCCGGCCATGGCGGACATTGCGGAGCAGTTTTTTTCTTCCGGCGAGCGAGCCTGGATAGCTGGCGGTGTTCCGCCTGAAAGCCGTTTTTTTCGGTGCTGGGTGCTTCGGGAAGCCTTTGTGAAGGCGCTCGGAGAAGGGCTTTCCTTTCCGCTGGACCGATTCTGCATCCGCCCGCCGGATGATCGGGGAGGAGACGGCGTTTCCCTTATCCTGAAAGATGGTGACTCCCCCGATGTCGATCTGACGGAATGGCATCCCGCCGAAGGCTTCGCGGGTGCCCTCGCCGTACGGAGACAGCCATTTGTTGGTCAGGATCAGGGGTTGTCATGA
- a CDS encoding thioesterase II family protein codes for MPGWFMPEKVPYAPVRLFCFPHAGGGASAYRAWTKDPAMGVVPVQLPGRENRMREAPLLSMKEVVEQAAEAVLPYAGQPYAFFGHSLGARVAFELARHMRREGRPLPCHLFVSGSRAPEIPEPSPLHELEEDEFFAALSRYGGTPQSLLDNKELMKLFLPLLRADFTVDETYVYQEEEPLPVPFTAFRGSDDPEATREEMEGWGRHTARGFSLCEIPGDHFYLTHAAPLLLSGIRRALGI; via the coding sequence ATGCCAGGTTGGTTCATGCCGGAAAAGGTCCCGTATGCTCCGGTTCGACTTTTCTGTTTTCCCCATGCCGGCGGCGGGGCTTCGGCCTACCGCGCCTGGACGAAAGATCCCGCGATGGGAGTTGTTCCCGTCCAGCTTCCGGGCCGTGAAAACCGGATGCGGGAGGCGCCCCTGCTGTCCATGAAGGAGGTTGTCGAGCAGGCCGCCGAGGCGGTTCTGCCTTATGCCGGACAGCCGTACGCCTTTTTCGGGCACAGCCTCGGTGCGCGCGTCGCCTTCGAACTGGCCCGGCATATGCGGCGAGAAGGCCGGCCCCTTCCCTGTCATCTGTTCGTTTCGGGAAGCCGCGCTCCGGAAATTCCCGAACCTTCTCCTCTGCACGAGCTCGAAGAGGACGAGTTTTTCGCCGCACTTTCCCGCTACGGGGGGACGCCGCAAAGCCTTTTGGACAACAAGGAGTTGATGAAGCTTTTTCTCCCGCTCTTGCGGGCGGATTTCACTGTCGATGAAACCTACGTGTATCAGGAAGAGGAGCCCCTTCCCGTTCCGTTCACGGCCTTTCGCGGTTCCGACGATCCAGAGGCGACCAGGGAGGAAATGGAGGGCTGGGGGCGGCATACGGCCCGGGGCTTCTCCTTGTGCGAGATCCCGGGAGATCATTTTTATCTGACGCATGCCGCGCCGCTGTTGTTATCGGGCATCCGGAGGGCGCTCGGCATATGA